The Caulobacter sp. FWC26 genome contains a region encoding:
- a CDS encoding polysaccharide deacetylase family protein, translating to MQVEFEKVDAYEPDRSLKGKLRRRLIRLAHRRPARVALERPMVSFSFDDAPATACEAGARALETRGLRGTYYFAAGLAGRDGPMGRFATGEDARRLYQAGHEIACHTYSHLDCGQSSRATTLQDVDRNAESLAAWGAGEPVSFAYPYGDVASPAKTALSGRFKTLRALHHGLITDGADLNQAPAVGIEGEAGEAVAGAWLDKAKTRKAWLILYTHDVAEQPSQWGCTTAALERLIDRAVADGFDVVTVAEGARRIGL from the coding sequence ATGCAGGTGGAGTTCGAGAAGGTTGACGCCTACGAGCCCGACCGCAGCCTGAAGGGCAAGCTGCGTCGTCGTCTGATCCGACTGGCTCATCGTCGCCCGGCCCGGGTGGCGCTGGAGCGGCCGATGGTGTCGTTCAGCTTCGACGATGCGCCCGCCACCGCCTGCGAGGCGGGCGCCAGGGCGTTGGAAACCCGGGGCCTGCGCGGCACCTACTATTTCGCCGCCGGCCTGGCCGGGCGCGACGGGCCCATGGGCCGGTTCGCCACGGGCGAGGACGCCCGACGCCTGTATCAGGCCGGCCACGAGATCGCCTGCCACACCTACTCCCACCTCGACTGCGGCCAGTCCAGCCGCGCGACCACTCTGCAGGACGTGGACCGCAACGCCGAAAGCCTGGCGGCCTGGGGGGCCGGGGAGCCGGTCAGCTTCGCCTACCCTTATGGCGATGTCGCCTCCCCCGCCAAGACGGCGCTGAGCGGGCGGTTCAAGACACTGCGCGCTCTGCATCACGGGCTGATCACGGACGGCGCCGACCTCAACCAGGCCCCGGCGGTCGGCATCGAGGGCGAGGCCGGTGAAGCCGTCGCCGGCGCCTGGCTCGACAAGGCCAAGACCCGCAAGGCCTGGCTGATCCTCTACACGCATGACGTGGCTGAGCAGCCCTCGCAGTGGGGATGCACGACGGCGGCGCTGGAGCGCCTGATCGACCGTGCCGTCGCCGATGGCTTCGATGTCGTGACAGTCGCTGAGGGCGCTCGCCGGATCGGACTCTAA
- a CDS encoding glycosyltransferase family A protein → MNAPMNALRLENAAWADAQPRLSVLIPTFRDDPCALLKALDQALAPVEVVLLDDGGGDDVLAERIARRIERMRVPACFIRLARNEGRARGRNRLASQARGAHLLFLDSDMLPDTPDFLERWTAVADSGAAVAFGGFTLDQTPPRPEHALHRAMALKSDCTPAPERAKAPEKHVFTSNLLVHRDVFETIGFDEGFSGWGWEDVEWAMRVARQHPILHIDNTATHLGLDPAPVMAAKYEQSAANFARVVASHREVVRAYPSYKVAKLLKSVPLHGVWRPMLKQMALSEAAPVSLRAFAMRLYRAALYSEAV, encoded by the coding sequence ATGAACGCGCCCATGAACGCGCTACGCCTGGAGAACGCCGCCTGGGCCGACGCCCAGCCTCGGCTCTCGGTGTTGATCCCCACCTTCCGCGACGATCCCTGCGCGCTGCTGAAGGCGCTGGACCAGGCCCTCGCCCCGGTGGAGGTCGTGCTGCTGGACGATGGTGGCGGCGACGATGTCCTGGCCGAACGGATCGCGCGCCGGATCGAGCGGATGCGGGTTCCGGCCTGCTTTATCCGGCTGGCGCGTAACGAAGGCCGCGCCCGAGGCCGAAATCGCCTGGCCTCGCAGGCGCGCGGCGCGCACCTGCTGTTCCTCGACAGCGACATGCTGCCCGACACGCCCGACTTCCTGGAGCGCTGGACGGCGGTTGCCGACAGCGGCGCAGCGGTGGCGTTCGGCGGGTTCACGCTCGACCAGACACCCCCGCGCCCCGAGCACGCCCTGCACCGGGCCATGGCTCTGAAGAGCGACTGCACGCCCGCGCCCGAGCGCGCCAAGGCGCCGGAGAAACACGTCTTCACCTCGAACCTGCTGGTACATCGCGACGTGTTCGAGACCATCGGCTTCGACGAGGGCTTTTCGGGCTGGGGCTGGGAGGATGTCGAGTGGGCCATGCGGGTCGCGCGCCAGCATCCCATTCTGCATATCGACAACACCGCCACCCATCTGGGCTTGGACCCCGCGCCGGTCATGGCCGCCAAGTACGAGCAGTCGGCCGCCAACTTCGCGCGGGTGGTCGCCAGCCATCGAGAGGTCGTCCGCGCCTATCCCAGCTACAAGGTCGCCAAGCTCCTGAAGTCGGTTCCGCTGCACGGTGTATGGCGGCCGATGCTGAAACAGATGGCGCTCTCGGAGGCCGCGCCCGTCTCCCTCCGCGCTTTCGCCATGCGGCTCTATCGCGCGGCGCTCTACAGCGAGGCCGTCTGA
- the gatB gene encoding Asp-tRNA(Asn)/Glu-tRNA(Gln) amidotransferase subunit GatB — protein MTQESKQIQGRTGPWEMVLGLEVHAQVASKSKLFSGAAVGFGAGPNEQVSLVDAAMPGMLPVLNRFCVEQAVKTGLGLRAQINLKSRFDRKNYFYPDLPQGYQISQFDQPIVGEGVVTVERDDGTTFDVRIERLHLEQDAGKSLHDQDPNATYVDLNRAGTALMEIVSKPDMRTSEEAAAYVKKLRTILVYLGTCDGDMEKGNLRADVNVSVCRPGDYEKFRATGDFKHLGTRCEIKNVNSYRYIQQAIEYEARRQIEILEDGGKVDQETRLFDPNKGETRSMRSKEEAHDYRYFPDPDLLPLVLDSAWVKSIEETLPELPDAKKARLQSQYGLSAYDAGVLIIDADRADYFEAAAKGRDAKLVANWVTNELLAKLSAAGTSFSDSPLPHTDIAQLVELIENGTISSKIAKEVFEHMWAGEGRPAEIVEKRGLVQINDTGAIEKAIDDLIAANPDKAEAVKEKPQALGWFVGQVMKATGGKANPGTVNELLRKKLGVE, from the coding sequence ATGACGCAAGAATCCAAACAGATCCAAGGCCGCACCGGCCCCTGGGAAATGGTCCTCGGTCTAGAGGTGCACGCCCAGGTCGCCAGCAAGTCCAAGCTCTTCTCGGGCGCCGCCGTCGGTTTCGGCGCGGGGCCGAACGAGCAGGTGAGCCTCGTGGACGCGGCCATGCCGGGCATGTTGCCGGTGCTGAATCGGTTCTGCGTCGAGCAGGCGGTAAAGACGGGCCTGGGCCTGCGCGCGCAGATCAACCTCAAGAGCCGCTTCGACCGGAAGAACTACTTCTATCCCGACCTGCCGCAAGGCTATCAGATCAGCCAGTTCGACCAGCCGATCGTCGGCGAGGGCGTCGTGACTGTCGAGCGTGACGACGGCACGACCTTCGACGTCCGCATCGAGCGCCTGCACCTGGAGCAGGACGCCGGCAAGTCGCTGCACGATCAGGATCCCAACGCGACCTACGTGGATCTGAACCGCGCCGGCACCGCGCTGATGGAGATCGTCTCCAAGCCCGACATGCGCACCTCCGAAGAGGCCGCCGCCTATGTGAAGAAGTTGCGGACGATCCTTGTGTATCTCGGCACCTGCGACGGTGACATGGAGAAGGGCAACCTGCGCGCCGACGTGAACGTCTCGGTCTGCCGTCCGGGCGACTACGAGAAGTTCCGCGCCACGGGTGACTTCAAGCACCTGGGCACGCGCTGCGAGATCAAGAACGTCAACTCGTATCGCTACATCCAGCAGGCGATCGAGTACGAAGCCCGTCGCCAGATCGAGATTCTCGAAGACGGCGGGAAGGTCGACCAGGAGACCCGCCTGTTCGACCCGAACAAGGGCGAGACGCGCTCGATGCGCAGCAAGGAAGAGGCGCACGACTACCGCTACTTCCCCGATCCGGACCTGCTGCCGCTGGTGCTCGACTCGGCCTGGGTGAAATCGATCGAAGAGACCCTGCCGGAGCTGCCGGACGCCAAGAAGGCGCGCCTGCAGAGCCAGTACGGCCTGTCGGCCTATGACGCCGGCGTGCTGATCATCGACGCCGACCGCGCTGACTACTTCGAGGCCGCCGCCAAGGGGCGTGACGCCAAGCTGGTGGCCAACTGGGTGACCAACGAACTGCTGGCCAAGCTGTCGGCGGCCGGGACCTCGTTCAGTGACTCGCCCCTGCCGCACACCGACATCGCCCAGTTGGTCGAGCTGATCGAGAACGGCACCATCTCGTCGAAGATCGCCAAGGAGGTCTTCGAGCACATGTGGGCTGGCGAAGGCCGCCCCGCCGAGATCGTCGAGAAGCGCGGCCTGGTGCAGATCAACGACACCGGCGCCATCGAAAAGGCCATCGACGATCTGATCGCCGCCAATCCTGACAAGGCCGAGGCGGTGAAGGAAAAGCCGCAGGCGCTGGGCTGGTTCGTCGGCCAGGTCATGAAAGCCACCGGCGGCAAGGCCAACCCCGGCACGGTCAACGAACTGCTGCGCAAGAAGCTCGGCGTCGAATAG
- a CDS encoding polysaccharide biosynthesis/export family protein gives MQSRTHLTTALTVVLLAGGLTACGHLDAEPITPAPRPTASFSNIGYADWSEEEPDYRFYPGDEIEMTVPSAPELNKSATVQPDGRITVPLVAPVMAADRTIGELQSSLSQAYAGTLLRPQVQISVKATAPLKVFVGGEVGNPGVYDMAGDGDALRAIIQAGGFKTSAKRNQVIIIRRGPDGRAMMRTADLLKGLTSPGGADLVPLRRFDIVYVPRSGAAETGLFMQQYFRDLLPVSFSYAINGNIR, from the coding sequence ATGCAGAGCCGCACGCATCTCACGACGGCCTTGACCGTGGTCCTGTTGGCCGGCGGGTTGACCGCGTGCGGCCATCTCGACGCAGAGCCGATCACGCCCGCGCCCCGGCCGACCGCAAGCTTTTCCAACATCGGCTATGCGGACTGGAGCGAGGAAGAGCCCGATTATCGCTTCTATCCGGGCGACGAGATCGAGATGACCGTGCCCTCGGCGCCGGAGCTCAACAAGAGCGCCACCGTACAGCCCGACGGCAGGATCACCGTGCCTCTGGTCGCGCCGGTCATGGCTGCGGACCGCACGATCGGCGAACTGCAGAGCTCGCTGAGCCAGGCCTATGCCGGCACGCTGCTGCGGCCTCAGGTTCAGATTTCAGTGAAGGCGACGGCGCCGCTCAAGGTGTTCGTCGGCGGCGAGGTCGGAAACCCCGGCGTCTACGACATGGCCGGCGACGGGGACGCCTTGCGCGCCATCATCCAGGCGGGCGGCTTCAAGACCAGCGCCAAGCGCAATCAGGTGATCATCATTCGCCGCGGCCCCGACGGGCGGGCGATGATGCGGACGGCCGACCTGCTGAAGGGTCTGACCAGCCCGGGCGGCGCGGACCTGGTGCCGCTGCGCCGCTTCGACATCGTCTACGTGCCGCGCAGCGGCGCGGCGGAGACGGGCCTGTTCATGCAGCAGTACTTCCGCGACCTGCTGCCGGTCAGCTTCAGCTACGCGATCAACGGCAACATCCGTTAG
- a CDS encoding sel1 repeat family protein, translating to MMLMNEPPAVVSTLPLPTAESTGDELFRMGLLYSTGQGGAPLDYVSAHMLFNLAAMRGSIEAKVYRKELSQEMASEDVAEAQRQAREWLAHG from the coding sequence ATGATGTTGATGAACGAACCGCCGGCCGTCGTTTCCACGCTGCCGTTGCCCACCGCCGAATCCACCGGCGACGAACTGTTCCGCATGGGCCTGCTGTATTCGACCGGTCAGGGCGGCGCGCCGCTGGACTATGTGTCGGCCCACATGCTGTTCAACCTGGCCGCCATGCGCGGTTCGATCGAGGCCAAGGTCTATCGCAAGGAACTCTCGCAGGAGATGGCCAGCGAAGACGTCGCCGAAGCCCAGCGTCAGGCGCGCGAGTGGTTGGCCCACGGCTGA
- a CDS encoding O-antigen ligase, with translation MTYAPAPVGWSAARPQAVSPSLLTVMAAVVMLLIYSAGWQLPLFGEKADESASGLLRVAFLPAYGLAFLLIMGRPWNMIRVTVRQPFLILLMGVIAASIYWSIQPDVSIRRGFAVGCTTLSGLALAARFRWAELARVYAIVFCILIVASYVVCLAVPSIGVMTELFPGAWRGLWMEKNSLGGLMALGVCLLGATALLNPSTAKLFLPFAFLALGLVLMSQSKTALASLMLGLMALGFVWIVQRGPAYGAAATWAGVTGALLLGMFLLLASDVFFSILGKDATLTGRTEIWTAAMRQIEQRPWQGYGYAAVWSDKSGWGPLAWIVNDAKFIPQHAHNSWIEQWIGIGLFGLGAWGLFYLQTMSLALVAVYRERGAMLAFPFLVVFTLVSLTESIAVVYNDFRWVLFVSLAAKLAFSDRAQDDA, from the coding sequence GTGACCTATGCGCCCGCCCCGGTCGGCTGGAGCGCCGCGCGGCCCCAAGCGGTTTCGCCCTCGCTGCTGACGGTCATGGCGGCGGTGGTCATGCTGCTGATCTACAGCGCCGGCTGGCAGCTTCCGCTGTTTGGCGAGAAGGCTGACGAATCGGCGTCTGGCCTGCTCCGGGTGGCCTTTCTGCCGGCCTATGGCCTAGCGTTTCTGCTGATCATGGGCCGGCCGTGGAACATGATCCGGGTCACCGTTCGGCAGCCCTTTCTGATCCTTCTGATGGGCGTCATCGCCGCCTCGATCTACTGGTCGATCCAGCCGGACGTCTCGATCCGACGGGGCTTCGCGGTCGGCTGCACCACGCTGTCGGGGCTGGCGCTGGCCGCCCGGTTCCGCTGGGCGGAGCTGGCGCGGGTCTATGCGATCGTCTTCTGCATCCTGATCGTCGCCAGCTATGTCGTCTGCCTGGCCGTCCCGTCCATCGGGGTGATGACCGAGCTCTTTCCGGGCGCCTGGCGAGGCCTCTGGATGGAAAAGAACTCCCTGGGCGGCCTGATGGCCCTGGGGGTCTGCCTGCTCGGCGCCACGGCCTTGCTCAATCCATCCACCGCCAAGCTGTTCCTGCCGTTCGCCTTCCTCGCGCTGGGCCTTGTGCTGATGTCGCAATCCAAGACAGCGCTGGCCTCATTGATGCTGGGCCTGATGGCGCTGGGTTTCGTGTGGATCGTCCAGCGCGGACCCGCCTACGGCGCGGCGGCGACCTGGGCGGGGGTGACGGGCGCGCTGCTTCTGGGGATGTTCCTGCTGCTGGCTTCGGACGTCTTCTTCTCCATCCTCGGCAAGGACGCCACGCTGACCGGCCGCACCGAGATCTGGACCGCCGCTATGCGCCAGATCGAACAACGCCCCTGGCAGGGCTACGGCTACGCCGCCGTCTGGAGCGACAAGTCGGGCTGGGGGCCTCTGGCCTGGATCGTCAACGACGCCAAGTTCATTCCCCAGCACGCCCACAACTCTTGGATCGAGCAGTGGATCGGCATCGGCCTGTTCGGCCTCGGCGCCTGGGGCCTTTTCTATCTGCAGACCATGTCGCTGGCGCTGGTGGCGGTCTACCGCGAACGCGGCGCGATGCTGGCCTTCCCGTTCCTGGTGGTCTTCACGCTGGTCAGCCTGACCGAGAGCATCGCCGTGGTGTATAACGACTTCCGCTGGGTGCTGTTCGTCTCGCTGGCGGCCAAGCTGGCCTTCTCCGACCGCGCGCAGGACGACGCTTAG
- a CDS encoding lipopolysaccharide biosynthesis protein: MFWRGVLGYLPVNIVQGVVGLLTIVLFTRLLDPAQYGVYALAFSVFSLTQTALLTWTEAAMARFLATRAEDGRIADHFATLYRLWLGAALAVPVIGGAVLTLAPMGQPLRIALAAGFAAVLVNSLAKLAQERRRAAGEVSSAALLSMVQTAGGFALGLGFALTGLGGAAPLLGIGVVSLVCVAMVLPRELRFMAGGRFDKALARSYFIYGAPVALSLILALVLASTDRLLLAAFLDEATVGVYHAGYSLGSRTLDVVFIWLGMAGGPALIQALERGGQPALEDAAREQAGVMALLTLPAAVGLALVARPLADLMVGEVMRAQASHVTPWIAASGWLSGVTTYYLLQAFTLARRTPLLIVSMSAPALANVALNLVLIPRLGLDGALIATTVSYGLGAVAAWALGRRACPLPIPWDVLFKAGGASLVMAACVWALPSPGGLLELVLKAGVGAAVYGALVLGLDVAGLRGKLSLILRRKAQAA, from the coding sequence ATGTTCTGGCGTGGCGTCCTCGGCTACCTGCCGGTCAATATCGTTCAGGGCGTGGTGGGCCTTCTCACCATCGTCCTGTTCACGCGACTGCTCGATCCGGCCCAGTACGGCGTCTACGCCTTGGCGTTCTCGGTCTTCAGCCTAACCCAGACGGCCCTGCTGACCTGGACCGAGGCGGCCATGGCCCGGTTTCTGGCGACGCGCGCCGAGGATGGCCGGATCGCCGACCACTTCGCCACCCTCTATCGCCTTTGGCTGGGCGCCGCCCTGGCCGTTCCGGTGATCGGCGGCGCCGTTCTCACCCTGGCGCCCATGGGACAGCCCTTGCGGATCGCGCTGGCGGCCGGCTTCGCCGCCGTGCTCGTCAACAGCCTGGCGAAGCTGGCGCAGGAGCGTCGCCGCGCGGCGGGCGAGGTTTCAAGCGCGGCCTTGCTGTCGATGGTCCAGACCGCCGGCGGGTTCGCCCTGGGCCTGGGCTTCGCGCTTACAGGCCTGGGCGGCGCGGCGCCGCTGCTTGGCATCGGGGTCGTCTCGCTCGTCTGCGTCGCCATGGTGCTCCCGCGCGAACTGAGGTTCATGGCCGGCGGACGCTTCGACAAGGCGCTGGCGCGGAGCTACTTCATCTACGGGGCGCCCGTGGCGCTGTCGCTGATCCTGGCCCTGGTGCTGGCCAGCACCGACCGCCTGCTGCTGGCGGCCTTCCTCGACGAGGCGACCGTCGGCGTCTACCACGCCGGCTATTCGCTCGGCAGCCGCACCCTTGATGTCGTCTTTATCTGGCTGGGCATGGCCGGTGGGCCGGCGTTGATCCAGGCGTTGGAGCGCGGCGGACAGCCGGCCCTGGAAGACGCGGCGCGCGAACAGGCCGGCGTCATGGCCCTGCTCACCCTGCCCGCCGCCGTCGGCCTGGCGCTGGTCGCCCGCCCCCTGGCGGACCTGATGGTCGGCGAAGTCATGCGGGCGCAAGCCAGCCATGTCACCCCCTGGATCGCCGCTAGCGGCTGGCTGTCGGGCGTGACGACCTACTATCTCCTGCAAGCCTTCACCCTGGCCCGCCGCACGCCGCTGCTGATCGTCAGCATGAGCGCGCCGGCGCTGGCCAACGTGGCGCTCAACCTCGTTCTGATCCCTCGCCTGGGACTGGACGGCGCGCTAATCGCCACGACGGTCAGCTACGGGCTGGGCGCGGTCGCCGCCTGGGCGCTGGGCCGCCGCGCCTGTCCCCTCCCCATCCCGTGGGACGTGTTGTTCAAGGCGGGCGGCGCGAGCCTGGTCATGGCCGCCTGTGTCTGGGCGCTTCCGTCACCGGGCGGTCTGCTGGAACTGGTCCTGAAGGCCGGTGTCGGAGCCGCTGTTTACGGCGCCCTGGTGCTGGGTCTCGATGTCGCGGGTTTGCGCGGCAAGCTTTCCCTGATCCTCCGTCGAAAGGCGCAAGCCGCATGA
- the gatA gene encoding Asp-tRNA(Asn)/Glu-tRNA(Gln) amidotransferase subunit GatA — protein MSLTNLTLKAAVDGLAAGEFTSVELTKAHIEAIEAARGLNAYILETPEQALDMAAKSDARRAAGQAGPLEGAPLGVKDLFCTEGVRTTACSKILENFVPTYESTVTSQLWRDGAVMLGKLNLDQFAMGSSNETSYFGPVTNPWRAQGSTKALTPGGSSGGSAAAVAADLCLGATATDTGGSIRQPAAFTGTVGIKPTYGRCSRWGVVAFASSLDQAGPIAKTVEDAALLLTSMSGHDPKDSTSLDIPVPDFTQFVGKSVKGLKIGIPKEYRVDNMPAEIEKLWQDGIAWLKEAGCEIVDISLPHTKYALPAYYIVAPAEASSNLARYDGMRYGLREEGANLTEIYENTRAAGFGDEVKRRILIGTYVLSAGYYDAYYLKALKVRRRIAEDFDNAWTQCDAILTPTAPSAAFGLGENSNDPIAMYLNDVFTVTTNLAGLPGLSLPAGLDANGLPLGLQIIGKPLDEATVFSVAGAVEKAAGFKAKAEKWW, from the coding sequence ATGAGCCTGACGAACCTGACCCTGAAGGCCGCCGTCGACGGCCTGGCCGCCGGTGAGTTCACCTCTGTCGAACTGACCAAGGCGCACATCGAGGCCATCGAAGCCGCGCGCGGCCTGAACGCTTACATCCTGGAAACGCCGGAGCAAGCGTTGGACATGGCCGCCAAGTCCGACGCCCGTCGGGCGGCTGGCCAGGCCGGGCCGCTGGAAGGCGCGCCGCTGGGCGTCAAGGACCTGTTCTGCACCGAGGGCGTGCGGACCACGGCCTGCTCCAAGATCCTGGAAAACTTCGTCCCGACCTACGAGTCGACGGTCACGAGCCAGCTGTGGCGCGACGGCGCGGTGATGCTGGGCAAGCTGAACCTCGACCAATTCGCCATGGGCTCGTCGAACGAGACCTCCTATTTCGGCCCGGTGACCAACCCCTGGCGAGCCCAGGGCTCGACCAAGGCTCTGACGCCGGGCGGCTCGTCCGGCGGTTCGGCCGCGGCGGTCGCGGCGGACCTGTGCCTGGGCGCCACGGCGACCGACACCGGCGGCTCGATCCGCCAGCCGGCTGCGTTCACAGGCACGGTCGGGATCAAGCCGACCTACGGCCGCTGCTCGCGCTGGGGCGTCGTCGCCTTCGCGAGCTCCCTGGATCAGGCCGGCCCGATCGCCAAGACCGTGGAAGACGCGGCCCTGCTGCTGACCTCGATGTCGGGCCACGACCCCAAGGACTCGACCAGCCTGGACATCCCGGTTCCGGACTTCACCCAGTTCGTCGGCAAGTCGGTCAAGGGCCTGAAGATCGGCATTCCGAAGGAGTACCGTGTCGACAACATGCCGGCCGAGATCGAGAAGCTCTGGCAGGACGGCATCGCCTGGCTGAAGGAAGCTGGCTGCGAGATCGTCGACATCAGCCTGCCGCACACCAAGTACGCCCTGCCGGCCTACTACATCGTGGCCCCGGCCGAGGCGTCGTCGAACCTGGCCCGCTATGACGGCATGCGTTACGGCCTGCGCGAAGAGGGCGCGAACCTCACCGAAATCTACGAGAACACCCGAGCCGCCGGCTTCGGCGACGAGGTCAAGCGCCGCATCCTGATCGGCACCTATGTGCTGAGCGCCGGCTATTACGACGCCTACTACCTGAAGGCCCTGAAGGTGCGTCGCCGCATCGCCGAGGACTTCGACAACGCCTGGACGCAGTGCGACGCGATCCTCACCCCCACTGCGCCCTCGGCGGCGTTCGGCCTGGGCGAGAACAGCAACGACCCGATCGCCATGTACCTGAACGACGTCTTCACGGTGACGACGAACCTGGCCGGTCTGCCGGGCCTAAGCCTGCCCGCCGGCCTCGACGCCAACGGCCTGCCGCTGGGTCTGCAGATCATCGGTAAGCCCCTGGACGAGGCGACGGTGTTCTCCGTCGCCGGGGCCGTCGAGAAGGCCGCCGGCTTCAAGGCGAAAGCCGAGAAGTGGTGGTGA
- a CDS encoding RcnB family protein yields MKRLLLTIAAAASVAGPMALTATEAAAQDRGRWEHRDRERDWDRNWDRGRDHDRGGWDRDRRGGWDRGDRWDRGRHNGYYYNSRWYYGPPPVAYYGHPGYRPGYSAWRRGAYLPSYYRGHGYVVNDYYRYDLRSPPRGYYWYRTGNDYVLAAIATGLIFDVIANR; encoded by the coding sequence ATGAAACGTCTGCTGCTGACGATCGCCGCCGCAGCCTCGGTTGCCGGCCCCATGGCGCTGACCGCCACCGAGGCCGCCGCTCAGGACCGTGGCCGCTGGGAACACCGTGACCGCGAGCGCGATTGGGACCGCAACTGGGATCGAGGCCGTGACCATGACCGAGGCGGCTGGGATCGCGACCGCCGTGGCGGCTGGGATCGCGGCGACCGCTGGGATCGCGGCCGTCATAACGGCTACTACTACAATAGCCGCTGGTACTACGGCCCGCCGCCGGTGGCCTACTATGGGCATCCCGGCTATCGCCCCGGTTACAGCGCCTGGCGTCGCGGCGCCTATCTGCCGAGCTACTATCGCGGGCACGGCTACGTCGTGAACGACTACTACCGCTACGACCTGCGCTCGCCGCCGCGCGGCTACTATTGGTACCGCACGGGCAATGACTACGTGCTCGCGGCGATCGCGACGGGCCTGATCTTCGACGTCATCGCCAACCGCTAG
- a CDS encoding exopolysaccharide biosynthesis polyprenyl glycosylphosphotransferase — translation MSSPVSTVENLAFGVAPESASPFTGGAANGPGPGPAKRGPFRPGRLVPSRARLETRLLARAARGLDVVLAAGLGGAITVAGHPVAAGVWAVTTLIGLRLLDTYAFPRKQSLAAHMARAGLALGVSLLIATGLVVVSGRSEPTAVWALLAATGALSVSHLAWWTVIARGRAQGRLTPNIVVVGATKNAERLIEAAMRTGEVNVLGVFDDRLDRAPENILGVPVLGDTSALLDHRIMPYVDRIVIAVASTAQARVRQLVEKLDVLPNPLHLFIDVGGVVEDDAALARIAAGSDSPLSGSPASARRALLKRAQDLIVASLGLLVAGPIMLVVALAVKLDSPGPIFFRQRRHGFNNEVILVWKFRSMRHDMADACATRQVTYGDERVTRLGRFIRKTSLDELPQLFNVLKGEMSIVGPRPHAIGMKTGGVESAKLVAQYAHRHRIKPGLTGWAAIKGSRGPVDTPESVRLRVALDVEYIERQSLWLDLYIIAMTIPCLLGDRSAVR, via the coding sequence GTGTCTTCCCCCGTCTCCACCGTCGAAAACCTGGCCTTCGGCGTCGCGCCGGAGTCGGCTTCGCCGTTCACCGGTGGCGCGGCGAACGGGCCTGGACCGGGGCCGGCCAAGCGAGGTCCGTTCCGCCCGGGTCGTCTGGTGCCATCGCGGGCCAGACTTGAGACACGGCTCCTCGCGCGCGCCGCGCGGGGGCTGGACGTCGTGCTCGCTGCGGGCTTGGGGGGCGCGATCACCGTGGCGGGTCATCCGGTCGCCGCCGGCGTGTGGGCCGTCACGACCCTGATCGGCCTGAGACTCCTCGACACCTACGCCTTTCCGCGCAAGCAGTCTTTAGCCGCGCACATGGCGCGGGCTGGACTAGCCTTGGGCGTCAGCCTCCTGATCGCGACGGGTCTCGTCGTCGTCTCCGGACGGTCGGAGCCCACCGCTGTCTGGGCGCTGTTGGCGGCCACCGGAGCTTTGAGCGTATCACATCTGGCGTGGTGGACAGTCATCGCGCGCGGCCGCGCGCAAGGTCGCCTGACGCCGAACATCGTCGTGGTCGGCGCAACCAAGAACGCCGAGCGCCTCATCGAGGCGGCGATGCGCACCGGCGAGGTCAATGTGCTGGGCGTCTTCGACGATCGGCTGGACCGCGCGCCCGAGAACATCCTGGGGGTTCCTGTCCTGGGCGACACATCCGCCCTGCTCGACCATCGGATCATGCCCTATGTCGACCGGATCGTGATCGCCGTGGCCTCGACCGCCCAGGCGCGCGTGCGCCAGCTGGTCGAGAAACTGGACGTTCTGCCCAACCCGCTTCACCTGTTCATCGACGTTGGCGGCGTGGTTGAAGACGACGCCGCGCTCGCCCGCATCGCCGCAGGTAGCGACAGCCCGCTGTCCGGTTCGCCCGCCTCGGCCCGCCGGGCGCTGCTCAAGCGCGCCCAGGACCTGATCGTCGCCAGCCTGGGCCTGCTGGTGGCCGGTCCAATCATGCTGGTTGTCGCCTTGGCCGTGAAGCTGGACAGTCCTGGCCCGATCTTCTTCCGTCAGCGTCGCCACGGCTTCAACAACGAGGTCATCCTCGTGTGGAAGTTCCGCTCGATGCGCCACGACATGGCCGACGCCTGCGCCACGCGCCAGGTCACCTATGGAGACGAGCGCGTCACCCGTCTGGGCCGCTTCATCCGCAAGACCAGCCTCGACGAACTGCCGCAGTTGTTCAACGTGCTGAAGGGCGAGATGTCGATCGTCGGCCCCCGCCCGCACGCTATCGGTATGAAGACCGGCGGCGTGGAGTCGGCCAAGCTGGTCGCTCAGTACGCCCATCGCCACCGCATCAAGCCCGGACTGACGGGCTGGGCGGCCATCAAGGGCTCGCGAGGCCCTGTCGACACGCCCGAAAGCGTCCGCCTGCGCGTGGCGCTGGACGTGGAGTATATCGAGCGCCAGTCGCTGTGGCTGGACCTCTACATTATCGCCATGACCATCCCCTGCCTGCTGGGGGATCGGTCCGCCGTGCGCTAG